One genomic region from Xyrauchen texanus isolate HMW12.3.18 chromosome 16, RBS_HiC_50CHRs, whole genome shotgun sequence encodes:
- the LOC127656572 gene encoding mitochondrial basic amino acids transporter, which translates to MDFVAGCFGGAAGVLVGHPFDTVKVRLQVQNVDKPLYRGTIHCFQSIVRQESMFGLYKGVGSPMMGLTFINAIVFGVQGNVMRALGTDTPVNQFMAGAAAGAIQSAISCPMELAKTRMQMQGMGEKDTSRKLYRNSLDCLLRIYRREGIRGINRGMRTTIIRETPGFGVYFLTYDVLTRSLGCEPNDVYMIPKLLFAGGLSGMASWMSTYPVDVIKSRLQADGVGGVNRYNGISDCVRQSWEREGWRAFTRGLTSTLLRAFPVNATTFATVTLFLMYMRDDDSLKDCEPIQSNIQHDSL; encoded by the exons ATGGACTTTGTTGCAGGATGTTTTGGAG GTGCTGCTGGTGTGCTGGTGGGACATCCGTTTGATACAGTGAAG GTGAGACTTCAAGTGCAGAATGTGGACAAGCCGCTGTACCGCGGGACCATTCACTGTTTCCAGTCCATTGTTCGGCAAGAATCG ATGTTCGGCCTGTATAAAGGAGTCGGCTCACCGATGATGGGTCTGACCTTCATCAACGCCATCGTGTTCGGCGTTCAAGGTAACGTCATGCGGGCGCTGGGGACGGACACTCCTGTCAATCAGTTCATGGCGGGCGCTGCGGCCGGCGCCATTCAGTCCGCCATCAGCTGTCCGATGGAGCTCGCCAAGACACGCATGCAGATGCAGGGCATGGGCGAGAAGGACACTTCCAGGAAGCTGTACCGGAACTCTCTGGACTGTCTGCTGCGCATCTACAGGAGAGAAGGAATCCGAGGCATTAACAGAGGAATGAGGACCACGATCATTCGTGAGACGCCAGGATTCGGGGTGTACTTCCTCACCTATGACGTTCTGACTCGTTCACTGGGCTGCGAACCCAACGACGTCTACATGATTCCCAAGCTGCTGTTCGCGGGAGGGTTGTCTGGAATGGCGTCCTGGATGTCCACCTACCCCGTGGACGTGATAAAGTCCCGTCTTCAGGCAGACGGTGTCGGTGGAGTAAACAGGTATAACGGGATATCGGACTGTGTGCGTCAGAGCTGGGAGCGTGAGGGATGGAGAGCGTTCACGCGAGGTTTGACCTCCACGCTCTTGAGAGCGTTTCCCGTGAACGCCACCACATTCGCCACGGTCACATTGTTCCTCATGTATATGAGGGATGACGACAGTTTGAAGGACTGCGAGCCGATACAGTCCAACATTCAGCACGACAGTCTGTGA
- the slc25a47b gene encoding solute carrier family 25 member 47-B isoform X2, which translates to MEQTGAFGVAVGYPLDTVKVRVQTQRQYSGVWDCVKTTCRTEGVGGFYRGMSMPVTTVSFSSSLVFGTYRNVLHYLHQMRHRNAAHAHHKADIFLSGFAGGVAQVSVMSPADIVKVRLQCQTEPLHPIRPDSRPKYRGPVHCVLSIAREEGVLGLYKGSGALALRDGPSFATYFLTYNSICDLLSSGSQPEWRVVLLAGGVSGMCGWAIGTPMDVIKCRLQVDGVSKRRYRGFFHCITHSVKTEGAGVLFKGLSVNCVRAFPVNMCVFGMYELVVRILRSAS; encoded by the exons aTGGAGCAAACAg GAGCTTTTGGAGTGGCGGTGGGCTATCCTCTAGACACAGTGAAG GTGAGAGTTCAGACTCAGAGACAGTATTCTGGTGTTTGGGACTGTGTGAAAACCACCTGCAGAACTGAAGGA GTGGGGGGATTCTACAGAGGCATGTCGATGCCCGTCACTACAGTGTCCTTCAGTTCTTCTCTGGTGTTTGGCACATACAGGAATGTCCTCCATTATCTGCATCAGATGCGTCACAGAAACGCAGCACACGCGCATCATAAAGCAGATATATTTCTGTCTGGATTTGCCGGTGGAGTCGCTCAG GTTTCAGTGATGTCACCTGCAGATATAGTGAAAGTTCGTCTTCAGTGTCAAACTGAACCACTTCACCCCATCAGACCCGACTCGAGACCCAAATACCGCGGTCCAGTACACTGTGTGTTGAGTATCGCCCGTGAGGAGGGCGTCCTGGGCCTCTATAAGGGTTCTGGAGCTTTAGCGCTGCGGGACGGGCCGTCATTTGCTACTTATTTTCTCACGTACAACAGCATCTGTGATTTACTGTCATCCGGGAGTCAGCCAG AGTGGCGTGTGGTTCTGTTGGCGGGTGGCGTGTCGGGGATGTGCGGATGGGCGATCGGGACGCCGATGGACGTGATTAAATGTCGTCTGCAGGTGGACGGAGTGAGTAAACGTCGCTACAGAGGATTCTTTCACTGTATAACTCACAGCGTGAAGACTGAAGGAGCTGGCGTTCTGTTTAAAGGACTCTCCGTCAACTGCGTTCGAGCTTTTCCAgtcaacatgtgtgtgtttggaatGTATGAACTGGTCGTTCGGATTCTGCGTTCAGCATCATAG
- the slc25a47b gene encoding solute carrier family 25 member 47-B isoform X1, translating to MHLSDFIAGSVGGAFGVAVGYPLDTVKVRVQTQRQYSGVWDCVKTTCRTEGVGGFYRGMSMPVTTVSFSSSLVFGTYRNVLHYLHQMRHRNAAHAHHKADIFLSGFAGGVAQVSVMSPADIVKVRLQCQTEPLHPIRPDSRPKYRGPVHCVLSIAREEGVLGLYKGSGALALRDGPSFATYFLTYNSICDLLSSGSQPEWRVVLLAGGVSGMCGWAIGTPMDVIKCRLQVDGVSKRRYRGFFHCITHSVKTEGAGVLFKGLSVNCVRAFPVNMCVFGMYELVVRILRSAS from the exons ATGCATCTGTCAGATTTCATCGCCGGTTCTGTCGGAG GAGCTTTTGGAGTGGCGGTGGGCTATCCTCTAGACACAGTGAAG GTGAGAGTTCAGACTCAGAGACAGTATTCTGGTGTTTGGGACTGTGTGAAAACCACCTGCAGAACTGAAGGA GTGGGGGGATTCTACAGAGGCATGTCGATGCCCGTCACTACAGTGTCCTTCAGTTCTTCTCTGGTGTTTGGCACATACAGGAATGTCCTCCATTATCTGCATCAGATGCGTCACAGAAACGCAGCACACGCGCATCATAAAGCAGATATATTTCTGTCTGGATTTGCCGGTGGAGTCGCTCAG GTTTCAGTGATGTCACCTGCAGATATAGTGAAAGTTCGTCTTCAGTGTCAAACTGAACCACTTCACCCCATCAGACCCGACTCGAGACCCAAATACCGCGGTCCAGTACACTGTGTGTTGAGTATCGCCCGTGAGGAGGGCGTCCTGGGCCTCTATAAGGGTTCTGGAGCTTTAGCGCTGCGGGACGGGCCGTCATTTGCTACTTATTTTCTCACGTACAACAGCATCTGTGATTTACTGTCATCCGGGAGTCAGCCAG AGTGGCGTGTGGTTCTGTTGGCGGGTGGCGTGTCGGGGATGTGCGGATGGGCGATCGGGACGCCGATGGACGTGATTAAATGTCGTCTGCAGGTGGACGGAGTGAGTAAACGTCGCTACAGAGGATTCTTTCACTGTATAACTCACAGCGTGAAGACTGAAGGAGCTGGCGTTCTGTTTAAAGGACTCTCCGTCAACTGCGTTCGAGCTTTTCCAgtcaacatgtgtgtgtttggaatGTATGAACTGGTCGTTCGGATTCTGCGTTCAGCATCATAG